CATTCACGCGGCCCTTTTCTTTGAAGGTCTCTCCATTCGCCATCACCAGACTCACGGCTTTGCGTTCATCGGGCTGCTCTTGCGAGGCATAGTCCAGGTACTCGGCCTCCGGCACATTGAAGTAAACCCACATCTCGCTGTTGTCAGAGAGTGTGGTCAGCAGATCTCCCTCATCCACCAGGCTGCCTTGGCGGACGTGGAGGCGATCCAGCAGACCTGGGAAAGGGGCTTTGATGTCGGTGAAGCCCAGGTGTGTCTGGGCCAGGTTCACCTCGGCCAGGGTCTTGTCCAGCTTGGCCTTGGAGATGGCCAGTTCCGTTTCGGAGACCACCTTGCTATCCACCAGTCGTTTGGTGTTTTCATACTCCACCTTCACCACCTGGGACTCGGCTTCCGCCCGCTTCAGCTCGTCCTGGTACACCAAAGGCTGAATCTTAAACATCGGATCACCAGCTTTGACGAGCTGGCCCTCTTTGACAAAGGTGGACTGTAGGTAGCCGCGCTCCAGAGCCCGCACCTCGATGTTACTGCGTGAGCGGATCTGGCACACATAGTCACGCGTGACGGCGGTGTCCTTCTTTAAAGGGCGGGTGACGATGAGCTTTGATTTTTCTGCCTCATGCGCTTCTTCCTTGTGCTGTTGGCAGCCGCTGGGTAGGATGCTGGCCAGCAGACCTGTGTATAGGAGAGACTTCCAAGTGATGATGTTGAGCAGTTCCATTGTGGCTGCTAACAAAGCCTTTTAGACGCGGGCTTTGGTATAGCCCCTCCACGGTCTTTTTCAGGCGCACCTCCGGGCGGGTTTCTCTCTCTCC
This is a stretch of genomic DNA from Prosthecobacter dejongeii. It encodes these proteins:
- a CDS encoding efflux RND transporter periplasmic adaptor subunit is translated as MLAATMELLNIITWKSLLYTGLLASILPSGCQQHKEEAHEAEKSKLIVTRPLKKDTAVTRDYVCQIRSRSNIEVRALERGYLQSTFVKEGQLVKAGDPMFKIQPLVYQDELKRAEAESQVVKVEYENTKRLVDSKVVSETELAISKAKLDKTLAEVNLAQTHLGFTDIKAPFPGLLDRLHVRQGSLVDEGDLLTTLSDNSEMWVYFNVPEAEYLDYASQEQPDERKAVSLVMANGETFKEKGRVNVIEAEFNNATGTIPFRADFPNPEGLLRHGGTGNIQMQKLVKGAVLIPQKATFEVLDHHYVFIVGKDGVLTQQRIHISEEIEDLFIVSKGLTENDQIVIEGLRQAKSGEKAEYEFEEPEEAFKHLKLRAE